Proteins encoded in a region of the Tripterygium wilfordii isolate XIE 37 chromosome 21, ASM1340144v1, whole genome shotgun sequence genome:
- the LOC119989999 gene encoding uncharacterized protein LOC119989999: MANSGSSDLRRESGGEKCELEAYNTILNELVFETNDGFACGESQKGLSWPNQETERPSSRIVQNSFDYRPGLAPTQAGTSSSQRKRNGTHQRNTRKTPASTERRKENDKRYRDKCRESRRKMECELHELGRENVHLHDENKNLVMEKESINKSLQSAETETKQLKIEIRNLKSNMANRQIRADYFLKKLDLSTSSHDINHRLEIKKLQNEIMVSRQDNWEDGFMNKLQLVQEIGNLEHENKLLKLQVDALCEKINNENSHGETKAMEW, from the exons ATGGCAAACTCTGGTTCATCAGATCTCCGCAGAGAAAGTGGAGGGGAAAAGTGTGAGTTGGAAGCTTACAATACTATTCTTAATGAATTAGTTTTTG AAACTAATGACGGATTCGCTTGTGGGGAATCACAGAAAGGACTCAGTTGGCCTAATCAAG AAACGGAGAGACCGAGTAGTCGAATTGTGCAAAATTCGTTCGATTACAGACCAGGATTGGCACCAACTCAAGCTGGGACAAGCAGCTCCCAGCGCAAACGCAATGGCACTCACCAAAGGAATACCAGAAAGACTCCAGCATCCACTGAAAGAAGGAAAGAGAATGACAAAAGATATAGAGACAAATGCCGG GAATCCAGAAGGAAAATGGAGTGCGAGTTGCATGAGCTTGGTCGAGAAAATGTGCATCTGCATGATGAGAACAAAAACTTAGTGATGGAAAAAGAATCCATAAACAAGAGTCTGCAATCAGCAGAAACTGAAACAAAGCAGCTTAAGATCGAAATTCGAAATCTCAAGAGTAACATGGCCAACCGACAAATTCGTGCcgattattttttaaagaaactg GATTTATCGACTAGCAGCCACGATATTAATCATCGGCTTGAgattaaaaagcttcagaaTGAGATAATGGTGTCAAGACAGGATAATTGGGAGGATGGGTTTATGAACAAGCTACAACTTGTACAAGAAATTGGGAATTTGGAGCATGAGAATAAGCTACTCAAACTACAAGTTGATGCACTATGTGAGAAAATCAACAATGAGAATAGCCATGGAGAAACAAAAGCAATGGAATGGTAA